The following proteins are co-located in the Silene latifolia isolate original U9 population chromosome 1, ASM4854445v1, whole genome shotgun sequence genome:
- the LOC141638932 gene encoding RAF-like serine/threonine-protein kinase 20 — translation MRGNMNTGLGLGLGLGSDQGSTGGNVGGFQGGNVGGFQGGNVVVNNNYVSVQTGEEFSSEFIRDRLTPKVAHGVHGFPMVVHNQELGSGFNNDQDLRQMGYEELARILGLRRIDSECGSDVTEFSSSQGCALEVGSWSHRDRRCHIDDTDGGQVRGSREVNGISNFDQADLGAKVSPIVVPPPQNSCNPDETGSSDSSQPEKMRILCSFGGRILPRPSDSKLRYVGGETRIISIRTNISWEELVHKTSGMCNQPYTIKYQLPGEDLDALISVSSDEDLQNMMEEYGGVERSAGSQRLRIFLIPSSETENRNSGTLQQTTPDYEYVVAVNGIMEPSPRKSAGDQLFTDKVKPVSALDRTPSFHGESPTSLYHVESKDALSFSQASHTRKEVFNPVMSPTESPSYSMMPAQHNLPGGFVQWHEDSLWQHSGESNSSHNATQLPFDNLYGKPSVQRAKSRPTSLLEGRPPVHHERYMSQVDSRGFMLGSVDSIDSHHGMIHAYSDSQLQQYGDKSSYCSQEGMSPSSPLHFSKRVVSSQALSSPLQDNVVHLQDNIHSAQLEVTNQLVDIEPSPPQFRADMPVPLSSDPLACNPYLECLNNATYQRPQKGVDEGDKANYLIQKPQHSDPLDFQMMNISQTHQGTNNPVVFPPKLMNHNGYHINPDALGHQEAASTSIDATLSSGCIPNSLYSSKLENTSCGLVNNHKHSESEPCSFTGEITSESLVRSQSAVVQSHGQDQPMNPLSGVLGDSYVPMGQQPVACLRDEVSQGQSLINALDGYPSIVHNAITHNPYCLDNGAAYGGGNMFLFDDINGQLGPGVGKLGDRHGNEVAATANEINGAEPVSVHDQKQLEPLLVIDEMIHFTPLAADASSKISKDVVDCMTDGSEHPYVPVRDGVGTEIVLEDATPAGGLKDDTVIDAVMAEVEAGLYGLQIIKNADLEELRELGSGTYGTVYHGKWRGSDVAIKRIKKSCFSGRSSEQERLTRDFWREAQILSKLHHPNVVAFYGVVPDGSGGTLATVTEFMVNGSLRNVLLKKDRSLDRRRKLIIAMDAAFGMEYLHSKNIVHFDLKCDNLLVNMRDAQRPVCKVGDFGLSRIKRNTLVSGGVRGTLPWMAPELLNGSSNKVSEKVDVFSFGIALWEILTGEEPYANMHCGAIIGGILKNTLRPPIPERCDPEWRKLMEQCWSVDPDARPSFTEVTSRLRLMSAAVQSRGNQNQKSPSAG, via the exons ATGAGGGGGAACATGAAcacagggttagggttagggttagggttgggGTCGGATCAAGGGAGTACAGGAGGAAATGTTGGTGGGTTTCAAGGGGGAAATGTTGGTGGGTTTCAAGGGGGAAATGTTGTTGTAAATAATAATTATGTGTCTGTACAGACGGGAGAGGAGTTCTCTTCTGAGTTCATTCGTGATCGTCTTACTCCAAAGGTGGCTCATGGTGTTCATGGGTTTCCTATGGTGGTTCATAATCAAGAATTAGGGTCTGGGTTTAACAATGATCAAGATCTCCGTCAAATGGGTTATGAGGAACTTGCTAGGATTCTCGGGTTGCGTAGGATTGACTCTGAATGTGGTTCTGATGTTACTGAGTTTTCTTCTTCACAAGGGTGTGCATTGGAGGTGGGTAGTTGGTCTCACAGGGATAGAAGATGTCATATTGATGACACTGATGGTGGTCAGGTCAGGGGATCTCGGGAGGTTAACGGTATTTCAAATTTTGATCAGGCTGACCTTGGTGCCAAAGTGTCACCTATTGTTGTTCCTCCTCCCCAGAATTCATGCAACCCTGATGAAACGGGTTCTTCTGATAGCTCACAACCTGAAAAAATGAGGATTCTTTGTAGTTTTGGGGGTAGAATTTTGCCCAGACCGAGTGATTCTAAGCTCAGATATGTTGGAGGGGAGACGCGAATTATTTCCATCAGGACGAATATTTCATGGGAAGAACTCGTTCACAAGACTTCCGGTATGTGTAATCAACCATACACTATCAAATACCAGCTACCAGGTGAAGACCTTGATGCACTCATATCAGTATCTTCTGATGAGGATCTCCAAAATATGATGGAAGAGTATGGTGGGGTGGAAAGGTCGGCGGGATCTCAAAGACTTCGAATTTTTCTGATCCCTTCAAGTGAGACTGAAAACCGAAATTCAGGTACTCTCCAGCAGACCACTCCtgactatgagtatgttgttgccGTAAATGGTATCATGGAGCCGAGCCCTCGAAAAAGCGCCGGAGATCAACTGTTCACTGATAAAGTAAAACCAGTTTCTGCACTAGACCGTACTCCGAGCTTCCATGGAGAGTCACCAACATCTCTTTATCATGTGGAGAGCAAGGATGCATTGAGCTTCTCACAAGCTTCACATACGCGGAAGGAAGTTTTCAACCCGGTAATGTCACCAACTGAATCTCCTTCATACTCTATGATGCCTGCTCAGCACAACTTACCAGGTGGATTTGTCCAATGGCATGAGGATAGCTTATGGCAACACAGTGGTGAAAGCAATAGCTCACATAATGCAACCCAATTACCATTTGATAATTTATATGGTAAACCAAGTGTACAAAGGGCGAAATCACGCCCAA CATCTTTGCTTGAGGGAAGGCCGCCAGTACATCATGAGAGGTATATGTCGCAAGTTGACAGTCGTGGGTTCATGTTGGGGTCAGTTGACTCAATTGACTCTCATCATGGCATGATTCATGCATATTCGGATTCACAGCTGCAACAGTATGGAGATAAGTCATCATATTGCTCACAGGAGGGGATGAGCCCTTCTTCTCCTTTACACTTCTCTAAGCGAGTAGTATCTTCACAAGCATTGTCCTCTCCACTTCAAGACAACGTTGTCCATTTGCAAGATAATATCCATTCTGCCCAACTCGAAGTTACGAATCAGTTAGTAGATATTGAGCCTTCTCCACCACAATTCAGAGCCGATATGCCCGTGCCTCTTTCTTCTGACCCATTAGCCTGCAACCCATATCTCGAATGCTTAAACAATGCCACTTATCAGAGACCTCAAAAAGGTGTAGATGAGGGAGACAAAGCCAATTACCTTATTCAGAAACCTCAACATTCCGATCCTTTGGATTTCCAAATGATGAACATTTCCCAAACGCACCAAGGAACAAACAATCCAGTTGTATTCCCGCCTAAGCTGATGAACCATAATGGTTACCACATCAACCCTGACGCACTAGGTCACCAAGAGGCGGCATCAACTTCTATTGATGCAACACTTTCATCAGGCTGTATCCCTAATAGTTTGTATTCATCTAAGCTAGAAAACACCTCTTGTGGTCTTGTTAATAATCATAAACATTCTGAGTCTGAGCCATGTAGCTTCACTGGGGAGATTACTTCTGAATCTTTAGTTAGATCTCAGAGCGCTGTGGTGCAGTCTCATGGTCAGGATCAACCAATGAATCCGCTTTCTGGTGTTTTAGGTGATTCTTATGTGCCTATGGGACAGCAGCCTGTTGCATGCCTCAGAGATGAGGTTTCTCAAGGACAATCTCTGATTAATGCATTGGATGGTTATCCATCTATAGTTCATAACGCTATCACTCATAATCCCTATTGTTTGGATAATGGTGCTGCATATGGAGGAGGAAATATGTTTCTGTTTGATGATATCAATGGTCAGCTGGGGCCTGGTGTAGGAAAATTGGGAGATAGACATGGAAATGAAGTGGCTGCTACAGCCAATGAAATTAATGGCGCGGAACCTGTAAGTGTGCACGATCAGAAACAACTTGAGCCCCTGCTTGTTATTGACGAGATGATCCATTTTACACCCCTGGCAGCTGATGCTTCCTCAAAAATTTCCAAGGATGTGGTCGATTGTATGACTGATGGTTCAGAACATCCTTATGTGCCTGTGCGAGATGGCGTTGGCACAGAAATTGTTTTGGAG GATGCTACGCCTGCTGGTGGACTTAAGGATGATACTGTCATTGATGCAGTGATGGCTGAAGTAGAAGCTGGTCTCTATGGGCTGCAG ATCATTAAAAATGCTGATCTTGAAGAACTTAGAGAATTAGGTTCTGGTACTTATGGGACAGTTTATCATGGGAAATGGCGAGGTTCCGATGTTGCTATCAAGCGAATCAAGAAGAGTTGTTTTTCAGGAAGATCATCGGAGCAGGAAAGATTG ACCCGAGACTTTTGGAGAGAGGCACAAATACTCTCAAAACTTCACCATCCAAATGTTGTCGCATTCTACGGGGTCGTACCTGATGGATCTGGTGGAACCTTGGCAACCGTTACAGAGTTCATGGTGAATGGTTCCTTAAGGAATGTCCTACTAAAAAAGGACAG ATCTCTTGATCGTCGGAGGAAGCTCATCATTGCCATGGATGCAGCTTTTGGCATGGAATACCTGCACTCTAAaaatattgttcattttgatCTAAAATGTGACAACTTGCTGGTTAATATGAGGGATGCGCAAAGACCTGTATGCAAG GTTGGCGATTTTGGATTGTCAAGGATAAAACGTAATACATTGGTATCCGGGGGTGTGCGGGGAACACTTCCTTGGATGGCACCAGAGTTGTTGAATGGTAGTAGCAACAAGGTTTCTGAGAAG GTTGATGTTTTCTCATTTGGCATTGCGCTGTGGGAGATTTTGACTGGTGAGGAGCCCTATGCAAACATGCACTGTGGTGCAATCATAG